In the Pseudanabaena sp. PCC 7367 genome, one interval contains:
- a CDS encoding pentapeptide repeat-containing protein, producing MDCAELKKANLTNASLTRADLKGVDLVKANLTGASLSDADLSQVNLTGAYLNGADLNRANLAGAILDEANLAAAFLIRANLQRASLNEAILAGANFHEASLTGANLRSADLSLADLAGADLAGANLSDACMNSAFFIEANLLGADLSLTSLRGASLAKANLSGANLRSADLTGADLSHATMTGAELHQVDLTGANLDQTNLNAADLVNASLDGAFLSRANLGWANLIGTTMKEANLVGADLSWANLNEVNLAGADLSWANLTGAFLMGANLNGANLNGANLTNANLSGADLSNTNLMGTSLSGADLSSTEMKGAILVRTNLNGANLANANLTGANLEQANLNGANLGEANLNRANLSGASLTGANLKGAFLLWANLKGTFLLWANLDEANLTGAILPTDKSSA from the coding sequence GTGGACTGCGCAGAATTAAAAAAAGCAAATCTTACCAATGCCAGCTTGACCAGAGCCGATTTGAAGGGGGTGGATTTAGTCAAAGCCAATTTAACTGGAGCCAGCTTATCCGATGCGGATCTGAGTCAAGTTAATTTAACTGGCGCATATTTAAATGGCGCTGATTTGAATCGGGCCAACCTGGCAGGGGCAATTTTAGATGAGGCTAATTTGGCGGCAGCCTTTTTGATCAGAGCCAATCTGCAGCGGGCTAGCTTGAATGAGGCGATCTTAGCTGGGGCAAATTTCCACGAAGCTAGCTTAACTGGAGCCAACTTGCGATCGGCGGATTTAAGTTTGGCTGACCTGGCCGGAGCTGATCTGGCCGGAGCAAACCTATCCGATGCCTGCATGAATAGTGCCTTTTTCATTGAGGCAAATTTACTCGGAGCCGATCTGAGTTTAACCAGCTTGCGGGGAGCTTCGTTGGCCAAGGCCAATTTAAGTGGTGCAAATTTGCGATCGGCGGATTTAACCGGAGCTGACCTGAGCCATGCCACCATGACCGGAGCCGAGCTACATCAGGTTGATCTAACCGGCGCTAACCTCGATCAAACCAATCTCAATGCCGCTGATCTGGTTAATGCCAGTTTGGATGGTGCTTTTTTGAGTCGGGCAAATTTAGGGTGGGCAAATTTGATAGGGACAACCATGAAGGAAGCTAATTTAGTCGGCGCAGACCTGAGCTGGGCCAATTTAAATGAGGTTAATCTGGCTGGGGCAGACCTGAGTTGGGCCAATTTAACTGGGGCATTTTTAATGGGAGCCAATCTCAATGGGGCGAATCTCAATGGCGCAAATCTGACCAATGCCAACCTCAGTGGCGCGGACTTGAGCAACACCAACCTGATGGGTACCAGCCTCAGTGGCGCAGACCTGAGCAGCACTGAAATGAAAGGCGCGATCCTGGTGCGTACCAATCTCAACGGTGCTAATCTTGCCAATGCCAACCTCACCGGTGCTAACCTGGAGCAGGCCAATTTGAATGGCGCGAATCTGGGCGAGGCAAATTTAAATCGCGCTAACCTGAGTGGTGCGAGTTTGACTGGTGCTAACCTCAAAGGCGCATTTTTGCTATGGGCTAACCTCAAGGGCACTTTTTTGTTGTGGGCCAACCTGGACGAAGCAAACTTGACTGGAGCGATCCTACCCACTGATAAATCATCGGCTTAG